A single genomic interval of Granulicella tundricola MP5ACTX9 harbors:
- a CDS encoding pyridoxal phosphate-dependent aminotransferase, which produces MNLPAHGGQLRRIAAHYGIPAHEILDFSANINPEGPPASVLAALHRALEDPATLTNYPDLDLQALKQSIADHLNQAAVILSAAKNLGSSSEAAGSLRAPSIRSLTPNGWEVSSPPATSITPQNLSIANGFVPLLEATIRTRKIRRCLLPIPSFSEYRRTLELNGVEVIPYPLPQNRVPHVPLQGRGFSGSEQPFHYNPEALLSTLNQTNSDAILLANPQNPSGHLTPAAVLSDLIANTQATILLDEAFVDYAPTESLTTAPLTHPNLIVFRSVTKFFAMPGLRVAYCVSHPDTARQINEILPPWPITTLSTHAVQAALADEPYHHLTRTLNQTRRESLSTALTQLGITPYPAAANFLLLPLPSDAQQIWQSLLTDHQIHLRTCTNFESLPGPHLRTAIRTEPENARLITALRAIL; this is translated from the coding sequence ATGAACCTCCCTGCACACGGAGGCCAACTCCGCCGCATCGCCGCCCACTATGGCATCCCGGCGCACGAGATCCTTGACTTCAGCGCCAACATCAACCCCGAAGGCCCACCCGCCAGCGTCCTCGCCGCCCTCCACCGCGCGCTCGAAGACCCCGCGACCCTCACCAACTATCCGGATCTAGACCTCCAGGCCCTCAAGCAATCCATTGCCGATCATCTCAATCAAGCTGCTGTCATTCTGAGCGCAGCGAAGAACCTCGGCAGTTCGTCCGAAGCGGCAGGCAGTCTCCGTGCCCCATCCATTCGGAGCCTCACCCCGAATGGGTGGGAAGTATCCTCTCCCCCAGCCACCTCCATCACTCCGCAAAATCTCTCCATCGCCAACGGCTTCGTCCCACTCCTCGAAGCAACAATCCGCACCCGCAAGATCCGCCGCTGCCTCCTCCCCATCCCATCCTTCTCCGAGTACCGCCGCACCCTCGAACTCAACGGCGTAGAGGTAATCCCATATCCCCTGCCACAAAACCGGGTGCCCCATGTCCCGCTTCAGGGACGTGGGTTCTCCGGATCGGAACAGCCATTCCACTACAACCCGGAAGCCCTCCTATCCACCCTGAACCAAACCAACTCCGATGCCATCCTCCTCGCCAACCCCCAAAACCCTTCCGGCCACCTCACCCCAGCCGCCGTCCTCTCTGACCTCATCGCCAACACCCAGGCCACCATCCTCCTCGACGAAGCCTTCGTCGACTACGCCCCCACTGAATCTCTCACCACCGCCCCCCTCACGCATCCCAACCTGATCGTCTTCCGCTCGGTTACGAAGTTCTTCGCCATGCCCGGCCTCCGCGTCGCCTACTGCGTCTCCCACCCGGACACCGCCCGGCAGATCAATGAAATCCTCCCCCCCTGGCCCATAACCACCCTGTCGACCCACGCCGTCCAGGCCGCTCTGGCAGACGAGCCCTACCACCACCTCACCAGAACCCTGAACCAGACCCGCCGTGAATCCCTCTCCACCGCCCTGACCCAGCTAGGCATCACCCCTTACCCCGCAGCAGCCAACTTCCTTCTGCTCCCGCTCCCCTCGGATGCCCAGCAAATCTGGCAGTCCCTCCTCACAGACCATCAAATCCACCTCCGCACCTGCACCAACTTCGAGTCGCTCCCCGGCCCACACCTCCGCACCGCCATCCGCACCGAGCCAGAAAACGCCCGCCTCATCACCGCCCTGCGAGCCATCCTCTAA
- a CDS encoding HoxN/HupN/NixA family nickel/cobalt transporter produces MPTLLATAAPIRSKVITLYIALAAMNLGAWLWALIAFRHYPVLLGTAFLAYSFGLRHAVDADHIAAIDNVTRKLMQQGRRPILVGFLFSLGHSTIVVIGSILIAATTVSMQGHIAAFREIGGTIGTLVSTFFLFAIALANLAVLLSIYKAFRAVRRGEPYLDEDFDLLLNSRGLLARFFRPVFALITRDWHMYPLGILFGLGFDTATEIGLLGISATEASKGLSFWSILVFPTLFAAGMSLVDTTDNILMLGAYGWAYVKPIRKLYYNLTITSVSVVVAFAVGGIEALGLAAAHLHPSGLFWTLITRLNENFGTLGYAIIALFAASWLVSIAIYKYRRFDDLELSS; encoded by the coding sequence ATGCCGACTCTTTTAGCGACAGCCGCCCCCATCCGCAGCAAAGTCATCACCCTCTACATCGCCCTTGCCGCGATGAACCTAGGCGCATGGCTCTGGGCACTCATCGCCTTCCGCCACTATCCCGTCCTGCTCGGCACTGCATTTCTCGCCTACAGTTTTGGCCTCCGCCACGCGGTCGACGCAGACCACATCGCCGCCATCGACAACGTCACCCGCAAGCTCATGCAGCAGGGCCGCCGCCCCATCCTCGTCGGCTTCCTCTTCTCGCTCGGCCACTCCACCATCGTCGTCATCGGCTCCATCCTCATAGCCGCCACCACGGTCTCCATGCAGGGCCATATCGCAGCCTTCCGAGAGATCGGCGGCACCATCGGCACCCTGGTCTCCACCTTCTTCCTCTTCGCCATCGCCCTCGCCAACCTGGCCGTGCTGCTTTCGATCTACAAAGCCTTCCGAGCCGTCCGCCGCGGCGAGCCCTACCTCGACGAGGACTTCGACCTGCTCCTCAACTCCCGAGGCCTGCTCGCGCGCTTCTTCCGCCCCGTCTTCGCCCTCATCACGCGCGACTGGCACATGTACCCGCTCGGAATCCTCTTCGGCCTCGGTTTCGACACCGCCACAGAGATCGGCCTCCTCGGCATCTCCGCCACCGAAGCCTCCAAGGGCCTCTCCTTCTGGTCGATCCTGGTCTTCCCCACCCTCTTCGCCGCCGGCATGAGCCTAGTCGACACCACCGACAACATCCTCATGCTCGGAGCCTACGGCTGGGCATACGTAAAGCCAATCCGCAAGCTCTACTACAACCTCACCATCACCTCGGTTTCGGTCGTCGTCGCCTTCGCCGTCGGCGGCATTGAAGCCCTTGGCCTCGCCGCCGCCCACCTGCACCCCAGCGGCCTCTTCTGGACCCTCATCACCCGCCTCAACGAGAACTTCGGCACCCTCGGCTACGCCATCATCGCGCTCTTCGCCGCAAGCTGGCTCGTCTCCATCGCGATCTACAAGTACCGCCGCTTCGACGACCTCGAACTAAGCTCCTAG
- a CDS encoding arginine--tRNA ligase yields the protein MYRTIQQTLLGRIQALLSSKYEITLTQLAVEQPPSIALGELALPVAFELAKRLRKAPRAIAMELAEALNGDLASLPGVASVEVAGAGYLNVRLDRAAAVQSIAADRHADLGGAGFRLIEHTSINPNKAAHIGHLRNAILGDTFQRLLRKDEYKTGYDVGVQNYIDNTGVQVADVVVGFTELLGKDLKSVRELLTELIETNQRIDFYCWDLYARVSQWYTEAGVAAEELQRRKQVRLDTLHALEHGGNDIAVIADIVATDVLRRHLDTMQRLGIEYDFLPRESEILSLHFWDAARKLMIEKGVLYQETEGKNKGCWVMRRAGTDGATEDSGPDEEAKVIVRSNGTVTYVGKDIAYHLWKFGLLEKDFGYVKFHEYATHTCWISTGDMGASDPAHPVFAKADAIYNVIDSSQSDPQNNVIAALRGMGYTDAADRYTHFSYEKVALTPRCAVELGYTISDEDKARPFIEVSGRKGLGVKADDLLDKLTAAAKAELDTRRPELTEDERLVIAGQIAVGALRYFMLRFNRNTIIAFDFKDALSFEGETGPYVQYAIVRAANIFRKSGVTEREALAGLAGADKLTELLGGEEGGGIWETWLAVSRLTAVLDLAINSAEPAHLAKYVFQLAQQFNNFYHRFHILNEMDAERKALLLGTAAVAKREMIRALGFLGIEAPAVM from the coding sequence ATGTATCGCACAATTCAGCAGACGCTTCTTGGCCGTATCCAGGCTCTTCTCTCCTCAAAGTACGAGATCACGCTGACGCAGCTTGCGGTGGAACAGCCACCTTCAATCGCGCTGGGAGAGCTTGCTCTGCCGGTGGCGTTTGAGCTGGCGAAGCGGCTACGGAAGGCTCCGCGAGCTATCGCGATGGAGCTGGCTGAGGCTTTGAATGGAGATTTGGCTAGTCTGCCTGGGGTGGCTTCGGTTGAGGTCGCCGGGGCGGGGTATCTGAATGTGCGGTTGGATCGTGCGGCGGCGGTGCAGAGCATTGCGGCGGATAGACACGCGGACCTGGGTGGGGCCGGGTTCAGGCTGATCGAGCATACGAGCATCAATCCGAATAAGGCGGCGCATATCGGGCATTTGCGGAACGCGATCCTTGGGGATACGTTTCAGCGGCTGCTGCGGAAGGACGAGTACAAGACGGGTTATGACGTTGGGGTGCAGAACTACATCGACAACACCGGGGTGCAGGTGGCGGATGTGGTGGTGGGATTCACGGAGCTGCTGGGGAAGGATCTGAAGAGCGTTCGGGAGTTGCTGACGGAGCTGATCGAGACGAATCAACGGATTGATTTCTACTGCTGGGACCTGTATGCGCGGGTGTCGCAGTGGTACACGGAGGCGGGCGTTGCGGCGGAGGAGCTGCAGCGGCGGAAGCAGGTTCGGCTGGATACACTGCATGCGCTGGAGCATGGGGGTAATGACATTGCAGTGATCGCGGATATCGTTGCGACGGATGTGCTGCGGCGGCACCTGGACACGATGCAACGGCTGGGGATCGAGTATGACTTTCTGCCGAGGGAGAGCGAGATTCTGAGTTTGCACTTTTGGGATGCGGCTCGGAAGCTGATGATCGAGAAGGGTGTGCTGTACCAGGAGACCGAGGGCAAGAACAAGGGATGCTGGGTGATGCGGCGGGCTGGGACGGATGGCGCTACGGAGGATTCAGGGCCGGATGAGGAGGCTAAGGTTATTGTCCGGTCGAATGGGACGGTGACTTATGTGGGGAAGGATATTGCTTATCATCTGTGGAAGTTCGGGCTGCTGGAGAAGGACTTTGGGTATGTGAAGTTTCACGAGTATGCGACGCATACTTGCTGGATCTCGACCGGCGATATGGGCGCGAGCGATCCGGCGCATCCGGTGTTTGCGAAGGCTGATGCGATCTATAACGTGATTGATTCGTCGCAGAGCGACCCGCAGAATAATGTGATCGCAGCGCTGCGGGGGATGGGGTATACGGATGCCGCGGACCGGTATACGCACTTCAGCTATGAGAAGGTGGCGCTGACGCCTCGGTGTGCGGTGGAGTTGGGCTACACGATCAGCGATGAGGATAAGGCGCGGCCGTTTATTGAGGTTTCGGGGCGCAAGGGCTTGGGCGTCAAGGCGGACGATCTGCTGGATAAGCTGACGGCTGCGGCTAAGGCGGAGCTTGATACTCGGCGGCCGGAGCTTACTGAGGACGAGCGGTTGGTGATTGCGGGGCAGATTGCGGTGGGTGCGCTAAGGTACTTCATGCTGCGGTTCAACCGGAATACGATCATTGCGTTCGACTTCAAGGATGCGCTGAGCTTTGAGGGTGAGACGGGGCCGTATGTGCAGTATGCGATCGTGCGGGCTGCGAATATCTTTCGTAAGTCTGGGGTGACGGAGCGTGAGGCTTTGGCTGGGCTGGCTGGTGCGGACAAGCTGACGGAGTTGCTGGGTGGGGAAGAGGGTGGTGGGATCTGGGAGACGTGGCTGGCGGTTTCAAGGCTGACGGCTGTGCTGGATCTCGCGATCAACTCGGCAGAGCCTGCGCACTTGGCGAAGTATGTGTTTCAGTTGGCGCAGCAGTTCAACAACTTCTACCACCGGTTCCACATCTTGAACGAGATGGATGCGGAGCGGAAGGCGCTACTGCTGGGGACTGCGGCTGTGGCGAAGCGGGAGATGATCCGGGCGCTGGGGTTCCTGGGGATCGAAGCTCCGGCGGTGATGTAA
- a CDS encoding DUF3857 domain-containing protein, translating into MGASELRAQWTPPTAEELSMTSQEGAKGAPAVFLYKEQITDDGLRMHSYYVRLKVLTEGGKEYANVELPYVSGSAHLQVDSISGRTIHPDGTIIPFTGKPYDKLVAKGHDYKEMAKVFTMPSVEVGSILEYRYKLHYDDAYFESPDWYVQSDLYMRKAHYMWRPTTQLMQGEHGQTMGRIAWTPILPEGATVKQTDAKGGMRGNGEHEGGIQLDLDVHDIAPLPIESFMAPAASLSYRVMFFYSGYRTMDEFWKSEGKIWSKGQDKFVGPGNGVKAFVQQTVAAGDTPDQKLKKLYEAVMTLENTDFSRERSSQEEKANGFKQLNTTDDVLARKRGNGDQLSDLFVAMARATGFKAYVMGVANRDRRLFIPQYLNIRQLDDDIAIVNVNGKDEFFDPGQRYCEYRHLAWVHGGSGGVRQIDGGGTDMIETPLDNYKEESVKRVADLTLDEQGEATGTVKLTYLGDPALHWRQEALKGDDTSLNLDLRSNLERMLPGGMEVRVTNVTGLSKPDQPLVVDYSVKGAVGTPTGKRLLITGNLFEVNAKPVFPDSKREQAVYMHHPSFVQDAVRFKLPATMTVESAPKEDAAIVPGSIGFTASSKQSGSSITMFRNVTIAKHIFLTKEYPDLRGFYGKLETRDQEPLVLIHPAPGSASAATAAGPGN; encoded by the coding sequence ATGGGTGCCTCTGAACTTCGGGCGCAGTGGACTCCTCCTACGGCTGAAGAGCTTTCGATGACCTCGCAGGAGGGTGCGAAGGGTGCGCCTGCGGTGTTTCTGTATAAGGAGCAGATTACGGACGATGGGCTGCGGATGCACAGCTACTATGTCCGGCTCAAGGTTCTAACCGAAGGCGGCAAGGAGTACGCCAATGTGGAGCTGCCTTATGTTTCGGGTTCCGCGCATCTGCAGGTGGACAGCATCTCGGGGCGGACGATTCATCCGGATGGCACAATCATTCCGTTTACGGGCAAGCCGTACGACAAGCTGGTTGCGAAGGGACACGACTATAAAGAGATGGCGAAGGTGTTTACGATGCCGTCGGTTGAGGTGGGGAGCATCCTGGAGTACCGGTACAAGCTTCACTATGACGACGCGTACTTTGAATCGCCCGACTGGTATGTGCAGTCCGACCTGTACATGCGGAAGGCGCACTACATGTGGCGGCCTACGACGCAGTTGATGCAAGGCGAGCATGGCCAGACGATGGGACGCATTGCGTGGACGCCCATTCTGCCGGAGGGTGCAACGGTCAAGCAGACGGACGCGAAGGGGGGTATGCGTGGGAACGGCGAGCATGAAGGCGGCATTCAGCTTGATCTGGATGTGCATGATATTGCGCCGCTGCCAATTGAATCGTTTATGGCGCCGGCGGCGAGCTTGAGTTATCGGGTGATGTTCTTTTACAGCGGATACCGGACGATGGACGAGTTCTGGAAGAGTGAAGGAAAGATCTGGTCCAAGGGGCAGGACAAGTTTGTAGGGCCGGGGAACGGTGTCAAGGCGTTTGTGCAGCAGACTGTGGCGGCGGGCGATACGCCGGACCAGAAATTGAAGAAGCTGTATGAGGCTGTGATGACGCTGGAGAATACAGATTTTTCCCGCGAGCGGAGCAGCCAGGAGGAGAAGGCGAACGGCTTCAAACAGCTCAACACCACAGACGATGTGCTTGCACGCAAGCGCGGGAATGGCGACCAGCTTTCAGACCTGTTTGTGGCGATGGCGCGGGCCACAGGGTTCAAGGCATATGTGATGGGTGTCGCAAACCGCGACCGGCGGCTGTTCATTCCGCAGTATCTGAATATCCGGCAACTGGATGATGACATTGCGATTGTGAATGTGAACGGCAAGGACGAGTTCTTCGATCCGGGGCAGCGATACTGCGAGTACAGACACCTGGCATGGGTGCACGGGGGGTCGGGCGGAGTTCGGCAGATCGACGGTGGCGGCACTGACATGATCGAGACGCCTCTGGACAATTACAAGGAGGAGAGCGTGAAACGGGTGGCAGACCTGACGCTCGACGAGCAGGGGGAGGCGACCGGCACGGTGAAGTTGACGTATTTGGGCGACCCGGCGCTGCACTGGCGGCAGGAGGCTCTGAAAGGGGATGACACGAGTCTGAACCTGGACCTGCGGAGCAACCTGGAGCGCATGCTGCCGGGTGGGATGGAGGTTCGGGTGACGAATGTGACGGGCCTGAGCAAGCCGGATCAGCCGCTGGTGGTGGATTATTCGGTTAAGGGTGCGGTGGGGACGCCGACGGGCAAGCGGTTGCTGATTACGGGGAACCTGTTTGAGGTGAATGCGAAACCGGTGTTTCCGGATTCGAAGCGCGAGCAGGCGGTGTATATGCATCATCCGAGTTTCGTGCAGGATGCAGTGCGGTTTAAGCTGCCGGCGACGATGACGGTTGAGTCTGCGCCGAAGGAGGATGCGGCGATCGTGCCGGGTTCGATCGGGTTTACGGCGAGCAGCAAGCAGAGCGGATCAAGCATCACGATGTTCCGGAATGTGACGATTGCGAAGCATATCTTTTTGACGAAGGAATATCCGGACCTTCGTGGCTTTTACGGGAAGCTGGAGACTCGAGACCAGGAGCCGCTGGTGCTGATTCATCCTGCACCTGGTTCAGCTTCCGCGGCGACGGCGGCGGGTCCGGGGAACTGA
- a CDS encoding DUF3857 domain-containing transglutaminase family protein, protein MATYSAETSAVVLLDDTTLTVGADGKGVEHRRHVVKILRPNGRDEGVVWIPYDKDTKILSLHVWSIAPDGKQYAVKDNEMVDVGYPGQGSLYEDIKMRAVRAPGRDPGGVIAYEYDQRKEPYLHEETWMFQQEIPVANQSFTLELPPGYTYGTVWAHHDQQKAADLEHQRYRWEMNATPGIDLDRVPMHPSELALAGRMTVHYAPVGTSADSLATWRGIGEWYEPLMRDRVLSTPEIAAKAAALTSGKTDFYDKTEAIGDYVQAQIRYFVIEMGIGGQQPHPAADIFRNGYGDCKDKATLLSAMLSSVGVHSTLMAVDHRRGVVDPLAPSIFGDHMIAAIEIPKGYESAKLRSVITAKTGKRYLIFDPTWDKTAFGQLEYNLQGGYGVLFEGKDTEIVELPVLSPELNSVKRSGTFQLAVDGTLKGSLTEKRYGDVSERMRSLYTESDAKQQRSFLDESLSHDFTTVDVEDVKVENAASLSKELTTSYELTAGRYSRSMGPLLMVRPRVLGTEGLPVDRKVRLVPIDLRGTRLIHDDFTIELPDGFAVDELPEPVKLDMGFASYESSSQLTGKTLHYSRTYTVKQVSLPADRYGDLQKLALAIENDEQNHAVLKKK, encoded by the coding sequence ATGGCGACCTATTCTGCAGAGACCTCCGCAGTGGTGCTGCTGGACGATACGACCCTGACGGTGGGGGCGGACGGCAAGGGGGTGGAGCATCGGCGGCATGTGGTGAAGATCCTGCGGCCGAATGGGCGGGACGAGGGTGTGGTGTGGATTCCCTACGACAAGGACACGAAGATTCTTTCGCTGCACGTCTGGAGCATTGCGCCTGACGGCAAGCAGTATGCCGTGAAGGATAACGAGATGGTGGATGTCGGGTATCCGGGACAGGGGAGCCTGTACGAGGACATCAAGATGCGTGCGGTGCGTGCGCCGGGGCGTGATCCGGGCGGGGTGATTGCGTATGAGTACGACCAGCGCAAAGAGCCGTACCTCCATGAAGAGACGTGGATGTTCCAGCAGGAGATTCCTGTTGCTAATCAGAGCTTTACGCTGGAGTTGCCGCCGGGGTACACGTATGGGACGGTGTGGGCGCACCACGATCAGCAGAAGGCTGCGGACCTGGAACACCAGCGCTATCGGTGGGAGATGAATGCGACACCGGGGATCGACCTGGACCGGGTGCCGATGCATCCCTCCGAACTGGCGCTGGCGGGCCGGATGACGGTGCATTATGCTCCGGTGGGGACCTCGGCGGATTCGCTGGCGACGTGGCGCGGGATTGGGGAGTGGTATGAGCCGCTGATGCGGGATCGGGTGCTGTCGACGCCGGAGATTGCGGCCAAGGCTGCGGCGCTGACGAGCGGGAAGACGGATTTCTATGACAAGACCGAGGCCATCGGCGACTATGTGCAGGCCCAGATCCGCTATTTCGTGATCGAGATGGGGATTGGCGGGCAGCAGCCGCATCCGGCGGCCGATATCTTCCGCAACGGGTATGGGGACTGCAAGGACAAGGCGACGCTGCTCTCCGCGATGCTTTCAAGCGTCGGCGTTCATTCGACGCTGATGGCAGTGGATCATCGGAGGGGCGTGGTCGATCCGCTGGCTCCTTCGATCTTTGGCGATCACATGATTGCGGCGATCGAGATTCCGAAGGGGTATGAGTCTGCGAAGCTGCGGAGCGTGATCACGGCGAAGACTGGGAAGCGCTACCTGATCTTCGATCCGACGTGGGACAAGACGGCATTCGGGCAGTTGGAGTACAACCTGCAGGGCGGGTATGGGGTGCTGTTCGAAGGCAAGGATACGGAGATTGTGGAGTTGCCGGTGCTGAGCCCGGAGCTGAACAGCGTGAAGCGTTCGGGGACGTTTCAACTGGCGGTTGACGGAACTCTGAAGGGGAGCTTGACTGAGAAGCGGTATGGGGATGTGTCTGAGCGGATGCGGAGCCTCTACACGGAGTCCGATGCGAAGCAGCAGCGGAGCTTCCTGGATGAGAGCCTGAGCCACGACTTCACGACGGTGGATGTGGAGGATGTGAAGGTGGAGAATGCTGCGTCGTTGAGCAAGGAGTTGACGACGAGCTACGAGCTGACGGCGGGTCGGTACAGCCGCAGCATGGGGCCGCTGCTGATGGTTCGGCCGCGTGTGCTGGGGACTGAGGGGTTACCGGTGGATCGTAAGGTCCGGTTGGTGCCGATCGACCTGCGCGGGACGCGGCTGATCCATGACGATTTTACGATCGAGCTGCCGGATGGGTTTGCGGTGGATGAGCTGCCGGAGCCGGTGAAGCTGGATATGGGGTTCGCTTCTTATGAGAGCTCGAGCCAGCTTACGGGCAAGACGCTGCACTACAGCAGGACGTACACGGTGAAGCAGGTATCGCTGCCTGCGGACCGGTATGGCGACCTGCAGAAGCTGGCGCTGGCGATTGAGAACGATGAGCAGAATCATGCGGTGTTGAAGAAGAAGTAA